From Carassius auratus strain Wakin chromosome 22, ASM336829v1, whole genome shotgun sequence, a single genomic window includes:
- the LOC113039835 gene encoding gastrula zinc finger protein XlCGF57.1-like isoform X1 encodes MAFIKEETEDVKIEETLRLKQEDTEEQTDLIMLKEEHIVPNEMEEKEQCETHHDFKTEEESFSRPKIKEIFSQKTAHKTETESYFTPFHCEKSFSEHGNLKVPMEIDTGGKTFSCQQCGKRFNRKGHLKDHMKVHTGEKSFTCQQCGKSFKHKGDLNRHMRIHTGEKSFTCQQCGVSFTHKGNLKVHMRIHTGEKPYTCQQCGVSFTNKGNLYRHMEIHTGGKSYTCQQCGVSVTHERNLKEHMRIHTGEKPYTCQQCGARFTYEGKLKAHMRIHTGEKPYTCQQCGVSFTHNGSLKVHMIIHTGEKPYTCQRCGVSFTNKGNLYRHMKIHTGEKSYTCQQCGVSVTHERNLKVHMRIHTGEKPYNCQQCGVSFRNKGNLYRHMKIHTGEKSYTY; translated from the exons ATggcgtttattaaagaggagactgaagacgtgaagattgaagaaacattgAGATTAAAAcaagaagatactgaggaacaaacag ACCTCATTATGCTGAAGGAGGAGCACATAGTACCGAATGAAATGGAAGAGAAAGAACAATGTGAGACTCATCATGATTTTAAAACCGAGGAAGAATCTTTTAGTCGGCCAAAGATTAAAGAGATTTTCTCACAGAAAACAGCTcataaaacagaaacagaaagttATTTCACCCCTTTTCACTGTGAAAAGAGTTTTAGTGAACATGGAAACCTTAAAGTCCCCATGGAAATTGACACTGGAGGGAAGACATTCTCCTGCCAACAATGTGGAAAAAGATTCAATAGAAAAGGACACCTTAAAGACCATATGaaagttcacactggagagaagtcttttacctgccaacagtgtggaaagagtttcaagcATAAAGGAGACCTTAACAGGCACATGAgaatccacaccggagagaagtctttcacctgccaacagtgtggagtCAGTTTCACACATAAAGGAAACCTTAAAGTGcatatgagaattcacactggagagaagccttatacctgccaacagtgtggagtCAGTTTCACAAACAAAGGAAACCTTTACAGGCACATGGAAATTCACACTGGAGGAAAATCttacacctgccaacagtgtggagtCAGTGTCACTCATGAAAGAAACCTTAAAgagcacatgagaattcacactggagagaagccttacacctgccaacagtgtggagcCCGTTTCACATATGAAGGAAAACTTAAAgcgcacatgagaattcacactggagagaagccttacacatgCCAACAATGTGGAGTCAGTTTCACACATAATGGGAGCCTTAAAGTGCACATGataattcacactggagagaagccttacacttGCCAACGGTGTGGAGTCAGTTTCACCAATAAAGGAAACCTTTACAGGCACATGAaaattcatactggagagaaatcttacacctgccaacagtgtggagtCAGTGTCACTCATGAAAGAAACCTTAAAgtgcacatgagaattcacacggGAGAGAAGCCTTACAACTGCCAACAGTGTGGAGTCAGTTTCAGAAATAAGGGAAACCTTTACAGGcacatgaaaattcacactggagagaaatccTACACCTACTAA
- the LOC113039835 gene encoding gastrula zinc finger protein XlCGF8.2DB-like isoform X2 has product MLKEEHIVPNEMEEKEQCETHHDFKTEEESFSRPKIKEIFSQKTAHKTETESYFTPFHCEKSFSEHGNLKVPMEIDTGGKTFSCQQCGKRFNRKGHLKDHMKVHTGEKSFTCQQCGKSFKHKGDLNRHMRIHTGEKSFTCQQCGVSFTHKGNLKVHMRIHTGEKPYTCQQCGVSFTNKGNLYRHMEIHTGGKSYTCQQCGVSVTHERNLKEHMRIHTGEKPYTCQQCGARFTYEGKLKAHMRIHTGEKPYTCQQCGVSFTHNGSLKVHMIIHTGEKPYTCQRCGVSFTNKGNLYRHMKIHTGEKSYTCQQCGVSVTHERNLKVHMRIHTGEKPYNCQQCGVSFRNKGNLYRHMKIHTGEKSYTY; this is encoded by the coding sequence ATGCTGAAGGAGGAGCACATAGTACCGAATGAAATGGAAGAGAAAGAACAATGTGAGACTCATCATGATTTTAAAACCGAGGAAGAATCTTTTAGTCGGCCAAAGATTAAAGAGATTTTCTCACAGAAAACAGCTcataaaacagaaacagaaagttATTTCACCCCTTTTCACTGTGAAAAGAGTTTTAGTGAACATGGAAACCTTAAAGTCCCCATGGAAATTGACACTGGAGGGAAGACATTCTCCTGCCAACAATGTGGAAAAAGATTCAATAGAAAAGGACACCTTAAAGACCATATGaaagttcacactggagagaagtcttttacctgccaacagtgtggaaagagtttcaagcATAAAGGAGACCTTAACAGGCACATGAgaatccacaccggagagaagtctttcacctgccaacagtgtggagtCAGTTTCACACATAAAGGAAACCTTAAAGTGcatatgagaattcacactggagagaagccttatacctgccaacagtgtggagtCAGTTTCACAAACAAAGGAAACCTTTACAGGCACATGGAAATTCACACTGGAGGAAAATCttacacctgccaacagtgtggagtCAGTGTCACTCATGAAAGAAACCTTAAAgagcacatgagaattcacactggagagaagccttacacctgccaacagtgtggagcCCGTTTCACATATGAAGGAAAACTTAAAgcgcacatgagaattcacactggagagaagccttacacatgCCAACAATGTGGAGTCAGTTTCACACATAATGGGAGCCTTAAAGTGCACATGataattcacactggagagaagccttacacttGCCAACGGTGTGGAGTCAGTTTCACCAATAAAGGAAACCTTTACAGGCACATGAaaattcatactggagagaaatcttacacctgccaacagtgtggagtCAGTGTCACTCATGAAAGAAACCTTAAAgtgcacatgagaattcacacggGAGAGAAGCCTTACAACTGCCAACAGTGTGGAGTCAGTTTCAGAAATAAGGGAAACCTTTACAGGcacatgaaaattcacactggagagaaatccTACACCTACTAA